The genomic region AACCCGTGGCAGCTTCTTCGAGCACACCGGCACGTTGCGGGACATGGTGCCCAATCACCTGTTCCAATTGCTGGCGATGGTCGCCATGGAACCGCCAGCCGCCTTTGGCGCCGATGCGGTGCGGGGCGAGAAGGCCAAGGTGATCGGAGCCATACGGCCCTGGTCGCTGGAAGACGCACGGGCCAACTCGGTGCGCGGTCAGTACACCGCCGGTGAAGTCGCCGGCAAGCAACTGCCGGGTTACCGTGAAGAGGCCAACGTTGCGCCCGACAGCAGCACCGAGACCTTCGTCGCCCTCAAGGTGATGATCGACAACTGGCGCTGGGTGGGTGTGCCGTTTTACCTGCGCACCGGCAAGCGCATGAGCATCCGCGACACCGAGATCATCATCTGCTTCAAGCCGGCGCCTTACGCGCAGTTCCGTGATACCGAGGTCGATGAACTCAGGCCGACGTACCTGAAGATCCAGATCCAGCCGAACGAAGGCATGTGGTTCGACCTGCTGGCGAAAAAGCCTGGGCCGGCCCTGGACATGGCCAATGTGGAGCTGGGTTTTGCCTACAAGGACTTCTTCGAGATGCAGCCGTCGACGGGTTACGAAACCTTGATCTACGACTGCATGACCGGCGACCAGACCTTGTTTCAACGCGCTGACAACATCGAAAACGGCTGGCGTGCGGTGCAGCCATTCCTCGATGCGTGGAAACAGGATGACGGGATCCAGGCCTACAAGGCAGGCGAAGATGGTCCGGCGGCAGCCGATGCACTCTTGGCCCGCGATGGCCGTACCTGGCACAGCCTCGGATGAGTGACTTGCCGAGTCAACCCATCCGCTTTGTGTTGAGTGATATGGACGGCACGTTGCTACATCCGGATCACAGCCTCAGCCAACGCACCATTGATACGGTTCGCGCCTTGCGCGCGGCCGGGGTGTTTTTCAGCCTGGCCAGCGGGCGACCGCCCAAGGCCATGCGTCAGCAGGTCGAAGCACTGGGCATCGATGTGCCCATTGCCGGCTTTAATGGCGGCACGCTGGTCAATCCCGACGGCAGTATTCTGGTGGCGCATCACTTGCCGGCAGAAGCGGCGCTGGTGGCATTGGCTTTATTTACGCCGCAGCCGGACGTAGAAGTCTGGCTGTTTGCCGACGGCGACTGGCTGCGCCGCGATCCTGGCGGGCCGATGGCGGTTCGCGAGGAACATGGCCTGGGCTATCCAGCCATCGTCGTGGAGAGCTTCGAGCCGTTTCTGGATCGGGTCGACAAGATTGTGGCGGCCAGTACCAATACCCAGTTGTTGGTCGAGCTTGAGGCGCAGTTGCAGCCGAGAGTCGAGGGGCTGGCGCAGGTGTCCCGCTCGCAGCCGGTGTTCCTGGATGTGACCGCGATGAAGGCCAACAAGGGCGAAGCCTTGAAGACCCTCGCGGCGCACCTCGGTGTGCCGCTGGAACAGACGGCGGCCATCGGCGATGGCGGCAACGACCCGGCTATGTTTCACGTGGCGGGGCTGTCGATTGCCATGGGCCAGGCCGAAGAAGTGGTCAAGCGCCAGGCCAGCGTCGTAACCGGCAGTAATGTCGATGACGGTGCGGCGGAAGCCATAGAGCGGTTTATTCTCTCGGCCGATTGATTGGCAACCCCACTAATAAGTAGTCAGCTATGCAAAGTTGCAACTTGCATAGCTGACTATCTACTCGTGTTATTACTGGTCAATATACTGCGCAGCCCAGCGGCACACTTTCTGGTGCCGCCCCGCACGAGTTTCAGTTACTTGGGCATTGCCCAGGATTGCAACTGATAGCCATCTTTATCGAGTTCAGCGCGGGCCTGCAACAGCAAGTCCTCGAGCTGTGCCGGGTCGGAATAAGTGCTGGAAGACAGCTGCTTGCTACCGATACGGGTATTGGTGCGGTCGATGACGCTCAGGCTCAGGGCGCCGTTGCCGTCGTGCCAGGCCACACATTGAAAGGGCTGGAAAGCACGGT from Pseudomonas yamanorum harbors:
- the zwf gene encoding glucose-6-phosphate dehydrogenase, with the protein product MTANGKKPKAEPAPPTTLFLFGAHGDLVKRLLMPALYNLSRDGLLGNGLRIVGVDHNAISDADFAKKLEDFIRTEAASKVKGNGDDGLDPQLWAQLAKGISYVEGDFLDDGTYADIGKKIADSGTGNAVFYLATAPRFFAEVVQRLGAAGLLEETPEAFRRVVIEKPFGSDLATAEALNACLLKVMSEKQIYRIDHYLGKETVQNILISRFSNVLFEAFWNNHYIDHVQITAAETVGVETRGSFFEHTGTLRDMVPNHLFQLLAMVAMEPPAAFGADAVRGEKAKVIGAIRPWSLEDARANSVRGQYTAGEVAGKQLPGYREEANVAPDSSTETFVALKVMIDNWRWVGVPFYLRTGKRMSIRDTEIIICFKPAPYAQFRDTEVDELRPTYLKIQIQPNEGMWFDLLAKKPGPALDMANVELGFAYKDFFEMQPSTGYETLIYDCMTGDQTLFQRADNIENGWRAVQPFLDAWKQDDGIQAYKAGEDGPAAADALLARDGRTWHSLG
- a CDS encoding HAD family hydrolase produces the protein MSDLPSQPIRFVLSDMDGTLLHPDHSLSQRTIDTVRALRAAGVFFSLASGRPPKAMRQQVEALGIDVPIAGFNGGTLVNPDGSILVAHHLPAEAALVALALFTPQPDVEVWLFADGDWLRRDPGGPMAVREEHGLGYPAIVVESFEPFLDRVDKIVAASTNTQLLVELEAQLQPRVEGLAQVSRSQPVFLDVTAMKANKGEALKTLAAHLGVPLEQTAAIGDGGNDPAMFHVAGLSIAMGQAEEVVKRQASVVTGSNVDDGAAEAIERFILSAD